The DNA region AGTGAATGCGTTCTCACGTTCAACGGTTGGCTTGCGTTATCCGGCGGTTAATCCGCTCGCCAGTTTAAATGAGCACGCGAAAATCGATTTGCTACGTGAAATTGATGCGTACGCCCGTAGCCTAGACCCGCGTGTTGTAGAAGTCATAGCGAGTATCAGTGGTAGTTACGATGAAATTCTTGTCGCCGCAACAGATGGTACGTTTGCAACGGATATTCGTCCGTTAGTGCGCGTAAATTGCACCGTGCTTGTTGAGCATAATGGTCGTCGAGAGCGCGGTAGTGCTGGCGGCGGTGCTCGAGTTGATTATCATTATTTTACCGCCCCAGTTGACGCCACACCGCGTTGGAAAGCCTATGCTGATGAAGCGGTTCGCCAAGCGCTGGTTAATTTAGAAGCGCGTCCAGCACCAGCTGGAACAATGCCTGTGGTATTGGGGGCTGGCTGGCCTGGTGTGTTATTGCATGAAGCGGTTGGACACGGTTTAGAAGGCGACTTCAATCGTAAAGGGGCTTCTGCCTACGCTGGAAAGATTGGCGAGATGGTCGCATCGGAATTATGCACTATTGTTGATGATGGCACGTTGCAAGATCGTCGTGGTTCATTGGCAATTGACGATGAAGGCACTGAAGCAGGCTATAACGTATTAATTGAGAAAGGCCGCTTAGTTGGTTACATGCAGGATAAGATGAATGCTCGTCTTATGGGTGTCAGCCCAACTGGTAATGGGCGTCGCGAAAGCTATGCACACTTGCCGATGCCACGCATGACGAATACGTATATGCTTGCCGGTGAACACGACCCGGAAGAAATCATTCGCAGTGTGAAACGCGGTATTTATGCACCGCACTTTGCTGGAGGGCAAGTCGATATCACTTCGGGCAAATTTGTCTTTTCAGCATCAGAAGCTTATTTAATTGAAGACGGTAAAATCACTGCTCCAGTGAAAGGCGCGACGTTGATTGGAAATGGCCCTGATGCGATGCGTCAGGTATCCATGGTCGGGCACGATTTAGCGTTAGATCAAGGTGTTGGTGTGTGTGGAAAAGACGGTCAAAGCGTACCTGTTGGCGTTGGCCAACCAACGTTGAAATTAGATGCGATGACCGTAGGTGGCACCGATTAAACGGTGGCCACCTCACGTAAGTATTTGAACAGTTCGCGTTTTGCTGCAGGTGGCTTATTTTGTTCAGCTTGCTTGTTCGCTTGGCGATAGAGCTGACGTAGTTTTTGACGATCGGCTTGCGGGTACGCATCAATGAAATGTTGAATGGCTTCGTCGCCAATGGCCAAAATAGCATCACGGTGTTTCTCCAGTTGGTGAAACAATGCATTTTGTTCATGGTGTGAATGCTCAAGTTCGGCGAGAGCTTGCTCGATAGGGCCGGTGTCGCGGTGGCGCATCATTTTACCGATAAGCTGCAACTGACGACGGTAGCCTTCGCGTGTATTACGAATACGTTGCGCAAGATGAATAGCATCGAGTAGCTCTTCATCGAGAGGAATTTTCGCTAGTTTGCCTTCAGCTAGGCTAACAAGTGTTTCGCCAAGCTGTTGCTGCGCTTCGGCGGCGCGTTTTAATTCAGATTTACTGACGATATCGTCGTCGTGCTCAAATTCGCTCATGGGATGCCTCTGTGGTTTCGAGCGAATTGTACCCGAACACAGTACATAAATACAAAAGCGTTGTTCGTTATTCGTTATTCGTTATTCGTGAGTTCATCTCGCTCGAGAGTACGAATACGAATGAGCACACTTTTCGTTGGGCGTGTTTTGGTTTTTCGATTTGTCTTTTTCGAATAACGAATAACGAATAACGAATAACAAACAACGCTTTCAAAGGTTTTAAAGGAGATGTAATGATTCCGGACATGAATGAACTTCAAACAGAACTGCACGACGTGGAGCAGGCTGTTGCCGACGCAATTAACTACGCCAAGCAACTTGGTGTGAGTGCCGCTGAGTGCGCGATGAGTCGTAGCAGCGGCATCAACGTGGCAACGCGTCTGGGTGAAGTTGAGACGGTTGAATTCAATCAAGACGGCGCGCTTGGTATTACAGTATTTCGAGGCCAGCAAAAAGGATCATCTTCGACAACCGACTTGACTGCAAAAGCGATTCGCGCGGCGGTAGAAAAGGCCAATGATATTGCTCGTTATACCTCTGAAGATCCATACGCTGGATTGGCACCGGCTGAATTAATGGCGACCTCGATACCTGATTTAGACTTATGTCATCCAGCGGACCAAAGTGCCGAATTTGCCTTAGAGCAAGCGTTAGCGTGTGAACAACATGCGTTACAACTTGACCCGCGTATTGTCAATTCAGACGGTGCAGGTTATAGCAGCCATGTTGGCTATCGAGTATACGGAAATAGCCATGGATTTGTGGCCGGCTACTTGCAATCTCGACATAGTCTAAGCTGTTCGCTTATTGCGAAAAGCGGTGATGCCATGCAACGTGACTATAGTTATACAGTGGCGCGCCATCGTGATGATTTATGGACGCCTCATCAGGTAGCGGAAGATGCCGTGCAAAGCACGGTGTCGCGTTTAGATGGCCGTAAAATAGCAACGGCAAAAGTGCCCGTGATTTTCCGTGCCGATGTTGCTAACAGTTTGTTCGGGCATTTGGTGGCAGGTATCAGCGGCGGCAGTCTCTATCGTAAATCGAGCTTCTTGGTCGACCATTTAGGCAAACAAATTCTGCCAAGTTGGTTAACTGTGCAAGAGCGGCCGCATTTGCGAGGTGCTTTGGCGAGTAGCCCGTTTGATCATGAAGGTTTGGCGACTCATGACCGCGATATTATCCAAGAGGGTGTTCTGCAGACCTATCTTTTGACTAGCTATTCTGCGCGAAAACTGGGTATGGAGCCGACCGGACACGCCGGCGGGATTCATACTTGGGAAGTCAATCATCAGGTTGAGAATTTGGCTGCGCTTTGCAAAAAGATGGGTACCGGCTTATTGGTGACAGAACTGATGGGGCAAGGTGTGAATATCGTCAACGGCGATTACTCTCGTGGTGCAGCTGGTTTCTGGGTTGAGAACGGTGAAATCCAATACCCAGTCGAGGAAATAACGATTGCTGGCAATTTAAAAGATATGTTGGCGAATATTGTTGCGATTGCGGGTGACGTGGACGCACGTCATGGCGTTCGTACAGGTTCGGTTCTACTCGAAGAAATGCGGATTGCTGGGGTTTAACCCAGCAATAACGTTGCTGTGCCAAGGAAGGCAAAGATACCAACCACGTCAGTGACAGTAGTTAGAATGACACCACCGGCTAATGCAGGATCGATATCAAACTTCTTCAAAACAAGCGGAACCGTCACCCCAGCCAAACCCGCTGCGAGTAAGTTGGCCATCATGGCGAAAGCAATAATTCCGCCGATCACTAAATCTTGTTTCCATAGTGCAACGACTCCGGCAATGAGAATTGCCCAAATTACCCCGTTTAGTGCACCAATGGCGAGTTCTTTTCCAATCAACCAACGTTGGTTGCTTTGGCCAATGTGACCCAATGCCATGCCGCGAATGACCAAGGTTAGCGTTTGCGAGCCAGCGATACCGCCCATACTCGGGACAATTGTGTTGAGAATGGCTAAGATCGCCATTTGCGCCAAAATATCTTCAAACATCGAGCTAACGGCGGCGGCTAGCAATGCGGTTATCAGGTTAACACCTAACCAGATACTGCGACGACGCGTACTCTTTAGAACCGGTGCGAAGGTATCTTCGTCGTCATCTAAACCAGCCATACTCAACATGGAGTGCTGCGCATCTTCACGAATGATGTCGACCACGTCATCGATGGTGATACGACCAAGTAGACGATTTTCATCATCAACTACTGGTGCCGAGATCCAGTCTTGACGTTCGAACAGCTTCGCGACTTCGGTTTCGTCCATATCGACAGGAATACCCTGAATATCCTGATCCATGACATCGCTTACGAGCTTTGTTGGATCAACAGTCAGCAGGCGGGTAATTCCAATCTCACCAATAAATTTGTCGTCACGGTCGACCACATAAAGTTTATCAGTGGCTTCTGGCAATTCACCTTTCAAGCGCAAGTAACGCAATACCACATCTATGGTGACGTCTGGGCGCAAGGTGATGGTGTCGGTGTTCATCATGCCGCCGGCGGTTTCGTCGGCATATGACAAGGCTTGTTCTGCACGATGACGATCTTGCTCGTCCATCGATTTTAGAACTTCTTGATAAATTTGCTCCGGAAGACCACGTAGAACGTAAGCAAGGTCATCGGTGTCCATGCCTTCGGTGGCAGCCGCCAGTTTCTCGGGCGCCATTTGCCGAATAACGGACTTCTGAACTTCTTCGGAAAGCTCTTCAAGAATATCACCATGCTCGTCAGCATCGACGAGCTGCCAAATGATGGCACGAGCTTTCGGAGGAGATGATTCGAGTAAGAGGGCTACGTCCCAGGCTGGGAGGTTATGTAGTTGGCGCCGCGCTTGCACGTACATGCCACGAGCTAACGATTCAGAAACTTCCTGAATACGTTGTTCGGCAAATTCTTTGTCGGCAACTTCAGCTAGCATACAATAAACCCTCAGTAATATGAGAAGTTTACCGCATCATTGCTCTTCATCAAAGCGAGATTCAATTAAGTTTGCAATTGCATCAACTGCTTGGAGGGCATCTTTACCTTCAGCAACAATATCTATTTCACGTCCTTGACCGCTAGCGAGCAGCAATAAACACATCACACTCGACGCGTCGACGTGCTGTTCGCCTTGCACAATGGATACTTTTGCATCAAATTCATGAGTGAGTTTGGCAAGCTTCGTTGCGGCGCGAGCATGCAATCCGAGTTTATTACGAATGGTAACGGTGCGACGGATAGCTTCAGTCATAATGTAACCTTAGTGAATTCTTGGGTTTCAAGTTTTCTTGTGACGGCTTGATTCGCGATGTCGAACTTGAACCTTGAATGGTTGCTCACTGAAACGCTTGGCAAGTTGCTCAGCAATATAGACAGAGCGGTGTTGACCGCCGGTGCAGCCAATGCCGATAGTCAGGTAGCTACGATTACTGCGTTGAAAATGCGGCAACCAAGTTTCAAAGAACACTTCTAACTGGTGGATAAACTTCGTCACTAACGGTTGTTGCTCAAAAAAATGTTGAACGGCAGGATCGTTGCCGGTTAATGGCTTAAGTTCAGGAACCCAGTGCGGGTTGGGCAGTATGCGCGCATCAAACGCATAATCTAAATCAGGCGGAAGGCCATATTTATAGCCAAATGATTGAAATACAACAATTAAGCGAGAAGCTGCTTTGCCAAGTACACGCTCAGAAACCTGCTCACTGAGCTGGTGGACGCTCAGATCACTACTATCAATTCGCCATGTCGCACGCTCTGCTAAGGGTTCTAGCATAGCTGCCTCTGCAGCTAGCGCATCAGCTAATGGCATTTCTTTTTGCGACAATGGATGCAAACGGCGAGTTTCGCCAAATCGACGAAGTAAAATCGCTTCCGACGAATCAATGTAGAGTATCTCGGGTTTGACCTTACTAGGTAAAAAATCCAGTGCTTCTGTGAGCTCATTTTGATCAGGTGGAAGATTTCGAACATCAACGCTAACGGCAACTTTATCGTATTGGTCAATTACCGCGTGTACCAGCGTTGGCATCAAGGTAATTGGTAAATTATCGACACAGTAATAGCCGAGATCTTCGAGAACTCTCAGAGCAATGGTTTTACCTGAGCCAGATCGGCCTGTGACAATAATTAGTTGCATGTCGCTATCAACTTACCCCGTGAACAGGTCATATAATTCTTGATCGCTGTGGGCATCTCGTAAAGCCCGCGTACAATTCTTATCGTTTAATCGCTGTGCTACTGAAGCAAGTGTTTGTAGGTGTTGCTCGTGTTGATCTTCGGGTACGAGCAAGGCAAAAATAATATCCACCGGCTGGTTGTCTATGGCATCGAAGTCGATTGGTGATGACAGCGTGAAAAGAACAGCAACAGGTTTGTTGGCACTCGCTAATCGTCCATGCGGTATAGCAACGCCCATGCCAATGCCGGTACTCCCTAATCTTTCGCGATTAAGCAGGCTCTCAAAAACATCGAAGCTGGTGGTGCCAGACAGGCGAGGGGCGGCCAATTGGCCGATGAGCTCAAGTACTTTCTTTTTACTCGAGCCGTCGACTGCACAGCGCGTGCAGTCGGGGCTTAACAAGGTGGATAAATCCATGATTTAGTGACGTTTCATCTTTTCTTTATGTTTAATAACCTGCCGATCGAGTTTATCGATCAACCCGTCAATGGCCGCGTACATATCTTGGTGCTCTGAATCTGCGAAAATTTCGCCGCCATTCAAATGCAGCGTAGCTTCCGCTTTTTGCGTCAACTTTTCAACATTTAAAATGACATGGACGTTGTT from Pseudidiomarina andamanensis includes:
- the tldD gene encoding metalloprotease TldD; amino-acid sequence: MQAQNVEHNLLHQHDLDSDKLQQSLATLYTGAIDFADIYLQSSVNESWVLEDGIVKEGSFHIEAGLGVRAVHGEKTGFAYADDISPQALQKAAAAARGISLAGDNKQVNAFSRSTVGLRYPAVNPLASLNEHAKIDLLREIDAYARSLDPRVVEVIASISGSYDEILVAATDGTFATDIRPLVRVNCTVLVEHNGRRERGSAGGGARVDYHYFTAPVDATPRWKAYADEAVRQALVNLEARPAPAGTMPVVLGAGWPGVLLHEAVGHGLEGDFNRKGASAYAGKIGEMVASELCTIVDDGTLQDRRGSLAIDDEGTEAGYNVLIEKGRLVGYMQDKMNARLMGVSPTGNGRRESYAHLPMPRMTNTYMLAGEHDPEEIIRSVKRGIYAPHFAGGQVDITSGKFVFSASEAYLIEDGKITAPVKGATLIGNGPDAMRQVSMVGHDLALDQGVGVCGKDGQSVPVGVGQPTLKLDAMTVGGTD
- the yjgA gene encoding ribosome biogenesis factor YjgA, translating into MSEFEHDDDIVSKSELKRAAEAQQQLGETLVSLAEGKLAKIPLDEELLDAIHLAQRIRNTREGYRRQLQLIGKMMRHRDTGPIEQALAELEHSHHEQNALFHQLEKHRDAILAIGDEAIQHFIDAYPQADRQKLRQLYRQANKQAEQNKPPAAKRELFKYLREVATV
- the pmbA gene encoding metalloprotease PmbA produces the protein MIPDMNELQTELHDVEQAVADAINYAKQLGVSAAECAMSRSSGINVATRLGEVETVEFNQDGALGITVFRGQQKGSSSTTDLTAKAIRAAVEKANDIARYTSEDPYAGLAPAELMATSIPDLDLCHPADQSAEFALEQALACEQHALQLDPRIVNSDGAGYSSHVGYRVYGNSHGFVAGYLQSRHSLSCSLIAKSGDAMQRDYSYTVARHRDDLWTPHQVAEDAVQSTVSRLDGRKIATAKVPVIFRADVANSLFGHLVAGISGGSLYRKSSFLVDHLGKQILPSWLTVQERPHLRGALASSPFDHEGLATHDRDIIQEGVLQTYLLTSYSARKLGMEPTGHAGGIHTWEVNHQVENLAALCKKMGTGLLVTELMGQGVNIVNGDYSRGAAGFWVENGEIQYPVEEITIAGNLKDMLANIVAIAGDVDARHGVRTGSVLLEEMRIAGV
- the mgtE gene encoding magnesium transporter codes for the protein MLAEVADKEFAEQRIQEVSESLARGMYVQARRQLHNLPAWDVALLLESSPPKARAIIWQLVDADEHGDILEELSEEVQKSVIRQMAPEKLAAATEGMDTDDLAYVLRGLPEQIYQEVLKSMDEQDRHRAEQALSYADETAGGMMNTDTITLRPDVTIDVVLRYLRLKGELPEATDKLYVVDRDDKFIGEIGITRLLTVDPTKLVSDVMDQDIQGIPVDMDETEVAKLFERQDWISAPVVDDENRLLGRITIDDVVDIIREDAQHSMLSMAGLDDDEDTFAPVLKSTRRRSIWLGVNLITALLAAAVSSMFEDILAQMAILAILNTIVPSMGGIAGSQTLTLVIRGMALGHIGQSNQRWLIGKELAIGALNGVIWAILIAGVVALWKQDLVIGGIIAFAMMANLLAAGLAGVTVPLVLKKFDIDPALAGGVILTTVTDVVGIFAFLGTATLLLG
- a CDS encoding HPr family phosphocarrier protein, coding for MTEAIRRTVTIRNKLGLHARAATKLAKLTHEFDAKVSIVQGEQHVDASSVMCLLLLASGQGREIDIVAEGKDALQAVDAIANLIESRFDEEQ
- the rapZ gene encoding RNase adapter RapZ, with the protein product MQLIIVTGRSGSGKTIALRVLEDLGYYCVDNLPITLMPTLVHAVIDQYDKVAVSVDVRNLPPDQNELTEALDFLPSKVKPEILYIDSSEAILLRRFGETRRLHPLSQKEMPLADALAAEAAMLEPLAERATWRIDSSDLSVHQLSEQVSERVLGKAASRLIVVFQSFGYKYGLPPDLDYAFDARILPNPHWVPELKPLTGNDPAVQHFFEQQPLVTKFIHQLEVFFETWLPHFQRSNRSYLTIGIGCTGGQHRSVYIAEQLAKRFSEQPFKVQVRHRESSRHKKT
- the ptsN gene encoding PTS IIA-like nitrogen regulatory protein PtsN: MDLSTLLSPDCTRCAVDGSSKKKVLELIGQLAAPRLSGTTSFDVFESLLNRERLGSTGIGMGVAIPHGRLASANKPVAVLFTLSSPIDFDAIDNQPVDIIFALLVPEDQHEQHLQTLASVAQRLNDKNCTRALRDAHSDQELYDLFTG
- the hpf gene encoding ribosome hibernation promoting factor, which produces MQINLTGHHVEITDALREYVDSKFSKLERHFDHINNVHVILNVEKLTQKAEATLHLNGGEIFADSEHQDMYAAIDGLIDKLDRQVIKHKEKMKRH